The genome window TTTTGCCCTTTTAGTTCCCATTTTTATGAGCCTAAGCAAAGCAACTCCTCAAATGGTTGCTTCATTAATTACGCCTATAGCCATTGCCTTTGTTATTGCCCTTGTCGGAATTATTATTGTTTCGTTTGCAGCATCCAAACTTTTGGGGTATACATGGGAAATGTGTCTTGCCGTTGGTGTTTGCTGCCTTTTTGGCTTCCCCGGAACTTTTATTGTTTCACAGGAAGTAGCTAACGCCGTAGGAGAAACACCAGAGGAGAGAGAATATATTTTGACAGGTATTCTTCCTAAAATGCTTGTCTCTGGTTTTACGACAGTGACCATCGCTTCAGTATTCCTTGCGGGATTCTTGGTGAAACTTCTTTAATTTGAAAGGAGCTATAACGGTGAATAAAGAAAAAGTATGTGCTTTAGCCTCTGAGATAGAGCAGAAAGTTATAGAGTTTCGTCATGATTTTCATGCTCACCCAGAGCTGTCATGGAAAGAAGAAGAGACTTCAAAAAAGATTGAATCTGTTTTGCGTGAATTGGGCTATGAGAATATCCGCCGTGGTTTTGGTGGTACAGGGTCAGGTGTAACCGCAGATCTTACAGGAAAAGAAGATGGCCCCATGATTGCTCTTCGAGCAGATATAGACGCATTGCCTCTTAAGGAAGCTGTTGACGATCCATGGAAATCTACGTGTGATGGAGTTATGCATGCATGCGGACACGATGCTCATGCCGCTATCCTTTTAGGGGTTGCCAATGTACTTGCCTCTTTAAAGAACGAGTTGCCAGGTCGAGTTCGACTTATTTTCCAGCCAGCAGAAGAATCTGGAGTGCGCTCTGGAGCAAAGCAGCTTCGAGAGGAAGGGGTTCTTGACGGTGTCGATGGTATTTGCGGTCTTCACGTTTGGAGCACTCTTGAAGCGGGAAAGGTTGGTTTTCGTAGTGGAGCAATGATGGCCTCTGCCGATATTTGGGAAATAGAAGTTAAAGGACGGGGAGGACACGG of Aminobacterium sp. MB27-C1 contains these proteins:
- a CDS encoding M20 family metallopeptidase; protein product: MNKEKVCALASEIEQKVIEFRHDFHAHPELSWKEEETSKKIESVLRELGYENIRRGFGGTGSGVTADLTGKEDGPMIALRADIDALPLKEAVDDPWKSTCDGVMHACGHDAHAAILLGVANVLASLKNELPGRVRLIFQPAEESGVRSGAKQLREEGVLDGVDGICGLHVWSTLEAGKVGFRSGAMMASADIWEIEVKGRGGHGSRPHEAIDPTIAAATIITTAQTVVSREIDPLETVVLSVGKVESGSAPNIIPETAYIQGNVRTTNPEIRASMGDRIRRIAEGIASALRCEVKVDFIPVYPVTVNDEAMVNILKGVTGKIMGEEALEELPIVMGSEDFSFYQEEVPGVMFFLGMGDSEKGTEAQHHNPKFRTNDEVLVNGVALLSSFACHFLETFKK